The genomic segment CCTCTAGCAGTATGTCAGCGGAGTCGTGAACTGCCATCACAAGGGTTCCAATACGGATGTAGTTTGAAATCCAGGAGAAACTCAGAAGAGTCAGTGTGGCTATATGATGAATCACCTGCTCTTTGAAGTCCTACACACACACGAGAAGTGACCATGTATGCATATGACACATAGACATCCCCACTTTAGTGCATCTTTGTAatataaaaggcaaaaaaaaaagttttgttttaagacTGATATTCGAAAATAATACGATGAGTTCTTGCAAAATGAAAGTTTTATGATACATATTGATCAAGAATTCAGGTGAGATGAAATGAAACACTTTGAATAAGTGCAGTACTTTACTTTGATTTTATACATCTGCACACATCACTACACTCACCTTCCGTTTCACATCAAATGTGAGGCTGAGGAGCAGAGAAAGGTAGAAGCCCATTTCCAAGAGGTAATACCAGTACTGAGATGGCAGCATGGACTGCATGGACACATAACACAGACACATGTATATAGATGTTTatcatactgtatactgcaaTATTGTACAAGTCATCCTTATAGCAATGGCAAAAACACTTACCTGTTTCGGAAAGCCTGCCCAAACCTCCTTCAGATTATATAACCACGGTTTCTACAGCcaacaaaaacagagaggagtGTGACAGGGGTTGGAGAATAGCCTTGAAAAAAGCGACAAGGGCCACAAGCTCATGCATGTTTGTCTGCTATGTCAACTGCCTGAATGTTAGAAAAAccacaacacagagagacatgaGATAGGAGGAGAGACAAGGAGTTCCACATACTTTACTCCATTACAGCAAAGCAGAGTGGTACACAGAAatagggagacagagggagagaagtagagagagaaagacaaaatgaagagagagaaatatctggcagCAGCAAAGCAAACAATCTGTGCAATGAAAAATTGATTGACACAAGAGACAAATCCTGTAATAGAAACAGCCACTGTGATAAAGCatggaaaaacatcaaacagtACTTACATCATAGAGAGCCAGGACTCCGcagacaaatgcaaaaatataaaacacacatctCCAACTGTTGACAGACAAGAATAATGTCACATACATACACGCTTGTTCCCACATCAGTgtataatcacacacacacacacaaacacacacctggccTCACAGAACCTCTTGCGAAGCCCAGGACGCTCCtggttcctcctcctcctaaacCAGAGTTGCACTCTCCTTTCTGGCCAACTGGTCTTCTTACACAGAGACCTCACATCAGCCTGAGACACAAGGGAAACGATCCAATTGTTACACTCGTTCCACCCCAGGATGCACACTTTCTGAAGTTATACACCAGCATTAAGTTTTACTCTCTGATGAGCAACGTTTGGTgcaaaaaagaacatttcatttactgtgCATCAAAGCATGATCAAACATTTGTGTTTCCAATGTATTTTAGAGGGATATTTCACATATATTTAACTCCCAGTGTAAGTTTGCTCACAAAACTAATGTCTTTAATTTAgtaatgtattttgttgtaaagctctgaaatgttttgaatttctATGAAGAACCACTATGagacttttttttactgttaatcATTTCACAGTGCTGCATTCATTACTGTATAAAATAAGTTTCCTCACCTACAGAGAACAACTTCATTCTTGTTAATACCACACAAAATGCTGTACCTAAATAAATCTGTATGCCATATATGACTGTTGATTGAGATTACTGTATGTGAACAACAAACCACCTTTGCTTTTCAGTGAAATGCCCTTTTTAACATACCTGTGATAGAAACCGTGTTTGGCTGCAGAAGTACTTTTCCAGGATGGGATGTGGTTCTGCTGTGAGACGTACCCTATCCCTGATTCCCCAAACATTAGCCAGTGGTGTGGCCAGGTACCTGCAACAGCACACAAGCAAAATTAAATAGTGTATAACAAATTATCTGGCACAGCGCAGCTTTGTCTCGTCCTTCTGAACACAACAGAAGTGGCCTGGTTCTTTGGAGTTCCATGTATAACATTGCTCCACACAACTTGTGCAACATAATCCCAATattctgaaacaaaacaattgtGCTGCTAAGCTCACTGACACACAGGCACATTCACTCACATACTGACTGTATATTCTCACCTCTCAAACAGGTATCTGACTAGGAGCAGGCAGAGGGCGCAGGGCAGAGCAGCGTAAAGTTGAGAGGCTTTCGCGTAAACACGACCTTCATTGTCCTCCAGATCT from the Siniperca chuatsi isolate FFG_IHB_CAS linkage group LG4, ASM2008510v1, whole genome shotgun sequence genome contains:
- the cers3b gene encoding ceramide synthase 2 — translated: MLQTVSEWLWWERLWLPAKVSWSDLEDNEGRVYAKASQLYAALPCALCLLLVRYLFERYLATPLANVWGIRDRVRLTAEPHPILEKYFCSQTRFLSQADVRSLCKKTSWPERRVQLWFRRRRNQERPGLRKRFCEASWRCVFYIFAFVCGVLALYDKPWLYNLKEVWAGFPKQSMLPSQYWYYLLEMGFYLSLLLSLTFDVKRKDFKEQVIHHIATLTLLSFSWISNYIRIGTLVMAVHDSADILLEGAKVFNYAKWHQTANAMFVVFTVLFMVTRLVIFPFWLIHCAWVYPLEEFAPFFGYYFFNVMLLVLQILHLYWAVLISRMVYKFIFGKLEGDDRSDEDEDDSDSLKERNHKMSHINGSGARGRANGH